The Sphingomonas sanxanigenens DSM 19645 = NX02 genome includes a region encoding these proteins:
- the murJ gene encoding murein biosynthesis integral membrane protein MurJ, which produces MNLVRAMGTIGGLTLVSRLLGMARDMMMAAYVGAGFASDAFLIAWRLPNLFRALFAEGAFASVFVPLFNRRIAEGDAAEPGTGMAVATAFAGQVLSVLFPFLALFTVVMMAAALPVVLAMTGGFPEGGGEAKLALATHLTRITFPYLALISLVSLLGGILNSIGRFWVNAAAPILLNITMIGAILFFRGDNSVDTAETQAIAVTISGALQLAWLIFACRRAGIVLTLRWPRLSPDVKRMLALIGPAAIGQGAIQINLLISTSLAARFLPQGAVSYLYYADRLNQLPLGLIGIGVGTAILPTLSRNIGGGDEAAAARTQNRALELALLLGLPAAVALVVSATPLIRGVFQHGAFTAADTLGAAGALAAFSLGVPAYVLIKVLTPGFYARQDTKTPVRIAMYSMLVNLVGNLTLIWPFGHVGVAIATAAAAWVNLIWLYVALHRREHLQMDARLKARGLRIIAASAAMGAVLWLLNPYFDPYMAGGTVERVVALILLCGAGGLVYAAAAVLLGAVKPGELRREILRKG; this is translated from the coding sequence ATGAATCTGGTTCGCGCGATGGGCACGATCGGCGGGCTGACGCTCGTCAGCCGGTTGCTCGGCATGGCCCGCGACATGATGATGGCGGCCTATGTGGGCGCCGGCTTCGCGTCGGACGCCTTCCTGATCGCGTGGCGCCTGCCCAACCTGTTCCGCGCGCTGTTCGCGGAAGGCGCGTTCGCTTCGGTGTTCGTGCCGCTGTTCAACCGCCGCATCGCCGAGGGCGATGCGGCGGAGCCCGGCACCGGCATGGCCGTGGCGACCGCCTTCGCGGGCCAGGTGCTTTCGGTGCTGTTCCCCTTCCTGGCGCTGTTCACCGTGGTGATGATGGCAGCGGCGCTTCCGGTCGTGCTGGCGATGACCGGGGGGTTCCCCGAGGGCGGCGGCGAAGCCAAGCTCGCGCTCGCCACCCATCTCACCCGCATCACCTTTCCCTATCTGGCGCTGATCTCGCTGGTGTCGCTGCTGGGCGGCATCCTCAATTCGATCGGCCGCTTCTGGGTCAATGCCGCGGCGCCGATCCTGCTCAACATCACGATGATCGGCGCAATTCTGTTCTTCCGGGGCGACAACAGCGTCGATACCGCCGAGACGCAGGCGATCGCCGTCACCATCTCGGGCGCGCTGCAGCTCGCCTGGCTGATTTTTGCCTGCCGGCGGGCGGGCATCGTCCTCACGCTGCGCTGGCCGCGCCTCTCTCCCGACGTGAAGCGGATGCTGGCGCTGATCGGCCCCGCCGCGATCGGCCAAGGGGCGATCCAGATCAACCTGCTGATCTCCACCTCGCTCGCCGCGCGCTTCCTGCCGCAGGGTGCGGTTTCCTACCTCTATTATGCCGACCGGCTGAACCAGTTGCCGCTGGGGCTGATCGGCATCGGCGTGGGCACCGCGATTTTACCGACGCTTTCGCGAAACATCGGCGGGGGCGACGAGGCGGCGGCGGCGCGCACGCAGAACCGTGCGCTCGAACTCGCGCTGCTGCTCGGCCTTCCCGCCGCGGTCGCGCTGGTGGTCTCGGCGACTCCGCTGATCCGTGGCGTCTTCCAGCATGGGGCTTTCACCGCCGCCGACACGCTGGGCGCGGCCGGCGCGCTCGCCGCCTTCTCGCTGGGCGTCCCCGCCTATGTGCTGATCAAGGTGCTGACCCCGGGCTTCTATGCACGACAGGACACCAAGACGCCGGTGCGCATCGCGATGTACTCGATGCTGGTCAACCTCGTCGGCAACCTCACATTGATCTGGCCGTTCGGCCATGTCGGCGTCGCGATCGCCACCGCCGCCGCCGCCTGGGTCAATCTGATCTGGCTCTATGTCGCGCTCCACCGCCGCGAGCATCTGCAGATGGACGCGCGGTTGAAGGCGCGGGGCTTGCGCATCATCGCCGCCAGCGCCGCGATGGGCGCGGTGCTGTGGCTGCTCAACCCCTATTTCGATCCGTACATGGCCGGAGGAACGGTCGAGCGCGTGGTCGCGCTGATCCTGCTGTGCGGCGCGGGCGGATTGGTCTACGCCGCGGCGGCGGTGCTGCTTGGCGCGGTGAAGCCCGGCGAGCTGCGCCGTGAAATTCTGAGGAAGGGTTAA
- the secB gene encoding protein-export chaperone SecB: MAEEEGFTAGNEPQSNGADTTPQVGVISQYVKDLSFENPNSPAVYQWQGQPRIDVQFNIGSQAVADDVFEVVLKIEVRADTDNGVAFLVDLSYAGLFGLRNIPADQLQPFLLAEAPRIIFPFARRILADTVRDGGFPPLMLEPIDFTGLYLQQAQANQMEDLEVVGRA, from the coding sequence ATGGCCGAGGAAGAAGGCTTCACCGCCGGCAACGAACCGCAGTCCAACGGCGCCGACACGACGCCGCAGGTCGGCGTGATTTCGCAATACGTCAAGGATCTGTCGTTCGAGAACCCGAATTCTCCGGCAGTCTATCAGTGGCAGGGCCAGCCGCGCATCGACGTACAGTTCAACATCGGTTCGCAGGCGGTTGCCGACGACGTGTTCGAGGTCGTGCTCAAGATCGAGGTGCGCGCCGACACCGACAATGGCGTCGCCTTCCTCGTCGACCTTTCCTATGCCGGCCTCTTCGGCCTGCGCAACATCCCGGCTGACCAGCTCCAGCCCTTCCTGCTCGCCGAAGCGCCGCGGATCATCTTCCCCTTCGCCCGCCGCATCCTGGCGGACACCGTGCGCGACGGCGGCTTCCCGCCGCTGATGCTCGAACCCATCGATTTCACCGGTCTCTATCTGCAGCAGGCACAGGCCAACCAGATGGAAGACCTGGAGGTCGTCGGGCGCGCGTGA
- the trpS gene encoding tryptophan--tRNA ligase, with amino-acid sequence MRIVSGIQPTGNLHLGNYLGAIRNWVKMQDAAAAAGDDCLFFLADLHAITVYNDPAALASNIRQMAAALIACGIDPAKSILFRQAMVPAHAELCWLLNGTARIGWLNRMTQFKEKSGKNREGASVGLFAYPVLQAADVLLYNATHVPVGDDQKQHLELARDIAIKFNADYGVELFTLPDPYIGATAARIMSLRDGTAKMSKSDPSDMSRINLTDDADTVLQKVRKAKTDPEPLPSEPAGLEGRPEAKNLVGIFAALSDGTSEQVLARFAGQGFGAFKPALAELMVETLGPIKARLDDLGRDPAALDVILANGAERAAAIAKPTLTAAYAALGLAK; translated from the coding sequence ATGCGCATCGTTTCGGGCATCCAGCCCACCGGAAACCTCCATCTCGGCAATTATCTTGGGGCGATCCGCAACTGGGTGAAGATGCAGGACGCGGCCGCCGCGGCCGGCGACGATTGCCTGTTCTTCCTGGCGGATCTCCACGCGATCACCGTCTATAACGATCCGGCGGCGCTCGCCTCCAACATCCGCCAGATGGCTGCGGCCCTGATCGCCTGCGGCATCGATCCGGCCAAGTCGATCCTGTTCCGCCAGGCGATGGTGCCCGCCCATGCCGAGCTGTGTTGGCTCCTCAACGGCACCGCGCGCATCGGCTGGCTGAACCGCATGACGCAGTTCAAGGAAAAGTCCGGCAAGAACCGCGAGGGCGCCAGCGTCGGCCTGTTCGCCTATCCGGTGCTGCAGGCCGCCGACGTACTGCTCTACAACGCCACCCACGTGCCGGTGGGCGACGACCAGAAGCAGCATCTGGAGCTGGCGCGCGACATCGCGATCAAGTTCAACGCCGATTATGGCGTCGAGCTGTTCACCTTGCCCGATCCCTATATCGGCGCGACCGCCGCGCGGATCATGAGCCTGCGCGACGGCACCGCCAAGATGTCCAAGTCCGACCCGTCGGACATGAGCCGCATCAACCTGACCGACGATGCCGACACGGTGCTGCAGAAGGTCCGCAAGGCAAAGACCGATCCGGAACCGCTGCCTTCGGAACCGGCCGGGCTCGAGGGCCGGCCGGAGGCGAAGAACCTCGTCGGCATCTTCGCCGCGCTGTCGGACGGGACCAGCGAGCAGGTGCTCGCACGGTTCGCGGGGCAGGGCTTCGGCGCGTTCAAGCCCGCATTGGCCGAACTGATGGTGGAGACGCTGGGCCCGATCAAGGCACGGCTCGACGATCTGGGGCGCGATCCTGCGGCGCTGGATGTCATCCTCGCAAACGGGGCGGAGCGTGCCGCAGCGATCGCAAAACCGACGCTGACCGCCGCCTATGCCGCTCTAGGCCTTGCGAAATAG
- the dnaA gene encoding chromosomal replication initiator protein DnaA, with translation MRSVVVEPSEDPELARAWSAIREGLRRDCGARLFDHWLKPLALAGFASPGVVRLVVPSDFMANWVNTHYAERLALAWRAANPAVRDVQIERASPSATRLYSVEAEAAAATETPAPAVSERPRLSSTFEARYTFERFVVGGSNQVARTAAETMASPARLPFSTLYLQGATGQGKTHLMHAIGNARLAHDPDAVVLYMSAEKFMVEFIAAMRANDTLSFKTRLRSADLLLIDDIQFIAGKDSTQQEFLHTIDELIAMGSRLVVSADRSPHALADIDAKLQSRLAQGLVVDLKPADLVLRRAILVAKAAALPGGMIVPDIVLDCLAQRISSNVRELEGALNRLVAYATLTSRPIDLAFTEEVLAESFSANRRRVSIEEIQRKVSEHFEIRLAEMTSARRARAVARPRQIAMYLAKRLTPRSLPEIGRRFGGRDHTTVIHAVRQVEKLRASDAEIDADVRTLLQALGG, from the coding sequence TTGCGTAGCGTTGTGGTCGAGCCATCCGAAGACCCGGAACTGGCACGTGCCTGGTCCGCCATCCGCGAAGGGTTGCGGCGTGACTGCGGCGCGCGCCTGTTCGATCATTGGCTGAAGCCGCTGGCGCTCGCCGGTTTCGCGTCGCCCGGCGTGGTGCGGCTCGTCGTGCCCTCGGACTTCATGGCGAACTGGGTGAACACCCATTATGCCGAGCGTCTCGCGCTTGCCTGGCGCGCGGCGAACCCCGCGGTGCGCGACGTGCAGATCGAGCGCGCCTCCCCCTCGGCGACCCGCCTCTATTCGGTCGAGGCCGAAGCGGCGGCGGCGACCGAGACGCCGGCGCCGGCGGTCTCGGAACGGCCGCGCCTCTCTTCCACGTTCGAGGCGCGCTACACCTTTGAGCGATTCGTCGTCGGCGGTTCGAACCAGGTCGCGCGCACCGCGGCGGAGACGATGGCCTCGCCCGCGCGGCTGCCGTTCAGCACGCTCTATCTTCAGGGCGCAACGGGGCAGGGCAAGACGCACCTGATGCATGCGATCGGCAATGCGCGCCTGGCGCATGATCCCGACGCCGTCGTCCTCTATATGTCGGCCGAGAAGTTCATGGTCGAGTTCATCGCCGCGATGCGCGCGAACGACACGCTGAGCTTCAAGACCCGGCTGCGCTCGGCGGATCTGCTGCTGATCGACGACATCCAGTTCATCGCCGGCAAGGATTCGACGCAGCAGGAATTCCTGCACACGATCGACGAGCTCATCGCGATGGGCAGCCGGCTGGTGGTGAGCGCAGATCGCAGCCCGCATGCGCTGGCGGATATCGACGCCAAGCTGCAGTCGCGGCTGGCGCAGGGGCTGGTGGTCGATCTCAAGCCGGCGGATCTGGTGCTGCGGCGCGCGATCCTGGTGGCCAAGGCGGCGGCGTTGCCCGGGGGTATGATCGTACCCGATATCGTGCTGGATTGCCTCGCGCAGCGCATCTCGTCCAACGTCCGGGAGCTTGAGGGCGCGCTCAACCGGCTCGTCGCCTATGCGACGCTTACCAGCCGGCCGATCGATCTCGCCTTCACCGAAGAGGTCCTGGCCGAATCATTCAGCGCCAATCGCCGCCGCGTGTCGATCGAGGAGATCCAGCGCAAGGTTTCGGAGCATTTCGAGATCCGGTTGGCGGAAATGACTTCGGCGCGCCGCGCTCGCGCCGTCGCGCGCCCGCGCCAGATCGCGATGTACCTTGCCAAGCGCCTGACCCCGCGCTCGCTGCCCGAGATCGGCCGGCGTTTCGGCGGCCGCGACCACACGACCGTGATCCACGCCGTGCGGCAGGTGGAAAAGCTGCGCGCGAGCGACGCGGAGATCGATGCCGACGTGCGCACACTACTCCAGGCGCTGGGCGGGTGA
- a CDS encoding Tim44/TimA family putative adaptor protein — MYLEIILLAVIAGVLAVRLYSVLGKRTGHEQQVAKPAEERLGMGAPPRQTPEVQPEPSSLADSIIEPPARAGVRAVVAAEPGFDVARFLDGAREAYRMVLEAYWKGDAKELGWLVSDDVGSSFAAAIAEREAAGHRLDNRLIAIERATIANAVVEGRIARITVRFDADIAAVTRDAEDHVVAGSMTDAVQTHDMWTFERTLRAADPNWTLVDTDEAA, encoded by the coding sequence TTGTACCTCGAGATCATCCTGCTGGCGGTGATTGCCGGTGTTCTGGCAGTCAGGCTGTATTCCGTGCTGGGCAAGCGCACCGGGCACGAGCAGCAGGTCGCCAAGCCGGCCGAGGAGCGGCTCGGCATGGGCGCGCCGCCGCGGCAGACGCCAGAGGTTCAGCCCGAACCTTCGAGCCTTGCCGACAGCATCATCGAGCCGCCGGCGCGCGCCGGCGTGCGTGCGGTGGTCGCCGCCGAGCCGGGCTTCGACGTCGCCCGCTTCCTCGATGGCGCGCGCGAAGCCTATCGGATGGTGCTCGAAGCCTATTGGAAGGGCGATGCCAAGGAATTGGGCTGGCTGGTCAGCGACGATGTCGGCAGCAGCTTCGCTGCCGCGATCGCGGAGCGCGAGGCCGCCGGCCACCGCCTCGACAATCGCCTGATCGCCATCGAGCGCGCCACCATCGCCAACGCCGTGGTCGAGGGCCGGATCGCGCGGATCACCGTGCGCTTCGATGCCGATATCGCCGCGGTGACGCGCGATGCCGAGGATCATGTCGTCGCGGGATCGATGACCGACGCGGTGCAGACGCACGATATGTGGACCTTCGAGCGGACCTTGCGCGCCGCCGATCCGAACTGGACGCTGGTCGATACCGACGAGGCGGCGTGA
- a CDS encoding DUF4136 domain-containing protein has protein sequence MSIGKTLLALTAPVALLSLGACATPFKADVSRFQRLPAPQGETFAIVASDPKLQGGLEFSQYASLVAQRLESVGYRAASDPSQASLIVKMDYDVDNGRERVVSEPGFGGWGGGWGGGWPYGGFYGPRRRGFIYGFNDPFLYGAGWNNQVSSYTIFSSELDMQIERRDGQRLFEGTAKAVSRDNNLTYIVPNLVDAMFTGFPGNSGETVRISIAPEKK, from the coding sequence ATGTCCATCGGCAAAACCCTGCTCGCTCTGACCGCTCCGGTCGCGCTGCTGTCGCTCGGCGCCTGCGCCACGCCGTTCAAGGCCGACGTGTCGCGCTTCCAGCGGCTGCCGGCGCCGCAAGGCGAAACCTTCGCCATCGTCGCCAGCGATCCCAAGCTGCAGGGTGGCCTGGAGTTCAGTCAATATGCATCGCTCGTCGCGCAGCGGCTCGAATCGGTCGGCTATCGCGCCGCATCCGATCCGTCGCAGGCGAGCCTGATCGTGAAGATGGACTATGACGTCGACAATGGCCGCGAACGCGTGGTCAGCGAACCCGGCTTCGGTGGCTGGGGTGGCGGTTGGGGCGGCGGCTGGCCCTATGGCGGCTTCTACGGTCCGCGCCGGCGCGGCTTCATCTACGGCTTCAACGACCCGTTCCTTTATGGCGCGGGCTGGAACAACCAGGTGAGCAGCTACACGATCTTCTCGAGCGAACTCGACATGCAGATCGAACGTCGCGACGGCCAGCGCCTGTTCGAGGGCACCGCCAAGGCGGTTTCGCGCGACAACAACCTGACCTACATCGTGCCGAACCTCGTCGATGCGATGTTCACCGGCTTCCCGGGCAACAGCGGCGAGACCGTGCGGATCTCGATCGCCCCCGAGAAGAAGTGA
- the mltA gene encoding murein transglycosylase A, with protein sequence MPARPLPAVPATEIQGAANARAAGVVAGPPVSSLRIDAARARAALTAFRLSCPTLVRRTDASGLTTQDEWKPACDAAQRFTGSDAATFFATWFETAQIGTGAALATGYFEPEIAASLHKRAGYDVPIYRRPPDLIEADLGQFSDSLRGKKVRGRVEGSALVPYYDRGQIEDGALAGRGLELAWAADPVELFFLQIQGSGRLRLPDGTIVRIGYDSQNGRDYTGIGALMRERGLLQPGQASMQGIMAWLRANPAEGDALMRENKSWVFFRTLTGAGPLGALGLPVTGRVSAAADPAFVPLGAPVFLSLDRTDAAGLWVAQDTGGAIKGANRFDTFWGAGPEARATAGGMSARGTAFLLLPKGSLARMGR encoded by the coding sequence ATGCCTGCGCGGCCGCTGCCGGCGGTGCCGGCGACCGAGATCCAGGGGGCGGCCAATGCCCGTGCGGCGGGTGTCGTCGCCGGCCCGCCGGTTTCCAGCCTGCGCATCGACGCTGCGCGTGCGCGCGCGGCGCTGACCGCGTTCAGGCTGAGCTGCCCGACTCTCGTCCGCCGCACCGATGCGTCGGGGCTGACGACGCAGGACGAATGGAAGCCCGCCTGCGACGCCGCGCAGCGTTTCACCGGCAGCGACGCGGCCACCTTCTTCGCCACCTGGTTCGAAACCGCGCAGATCGGCACCGGCGCGGCGCTCGCAACGGGGTATTTCGAGCCCGAGATCGCCGCCTCACTGCACAAGCGCGCCGGATATGATGTCCCGATCTATCGTCGCCCGCCCGACCTGATCGAGGCCGATCTCGGCCAGTTCAGCGATAGCCTGCGCGGCAAGAAGGTACGCGGCCGCGTCGAGGGGAGCGCGCTCGTGCCCTATTATGATCGCGGCCAGATCGAGGATGGCGCGCTCGCCGGCCGCGGGCTCGAACTGGCCTGGGCGGCGGATCCGGTCGAGCTGTTCTTCCTCCAGATCCAGGGATCGGGCCGGCTGCGCCTGCCTGACGGAACGATCGTCCGTATCGGCTATGACAGCCAGAACGGCCGCGACTATACCGGGATCGGCGCGCTGATGCGCGAGCGCGGGCTGCTGCAGCCCGGCCAGGCCTCGATGCAGGGGATCATGGCGTGGCTGCGCGCCAACCCGGCGGAGGGCGATGCGCTGATGCGCGAGAACAAGAGCTGGGTGTTCTTCCGCACATTGACCGGTGCGGGGCCGCTGGGTGCGCTCGGGCTCCCCGTCACCGGCAGGGTCAGCGCGGCGGCAGACCCTGCCTTCGTGCCGTTGGGGGCACCGGTCTTCCTCTCGCTCGATCGTACCGATGCGGCCGGGCTGTGGGTGGCGCAGGATACGGGCGGCGCGATCAAGGGCGCCAACCGTTTCGACACCTTCTGGGGCGCCGGGCCCGAGGCGCGCGCGA